Proteins encoded together in one Pseudomonas oryzicola window:
- the phnE gene encoding phosphonate ABC transporter, permease protein PhnE, with translation MSRAINLLLLGAIIAAVVASFAYLELDWPALFGNGGLGQMAEYAGRFLHPDLSAGHLRAVAHGALETLAMSGLGTLLAMVLGLVLALPAAGRFGWPLQGCARLLLNALRAIPELVWAALTVLAAGLGPNAGTLALALHTAGVLGRLFAEALENAPPEPAAAIRLQGGSQLAAFCFGTLPNLWPQLLAYSLYRWENNIRMASVLGFVGAGGLGQMLYTTLSLFQEAQASTVIMGMLVLVLLVDALSDVLRQRYVRA, from the coding sequence ATGAGCCGGGCGATCAACCTGTTGCTGCTCGGGGCCATCATCGCCGCAGTGGTGGCCTCGTTCGCGTACCTCGAGCTGGACTGGCCAGCGCTGTTCGGCAATGGCGGGCTGGGGCAGATGGCGGAATATGCCGGGCGCTTCCTGCACCCGGACCTGTCTGCCGGGCATCTGCGCGCGGTCGCGCATGGCGCGCTGGAAACCTTGGCCATGTCCGGGCTGGGCACTTTGCTGGCCATGGTGTTGGGCCTGGTGCTGGCGCTACCGGCCGCAGGTCGCTTCGGTTGGCCATTGCAGGGTTGCGCGCGGTTGCTGCTCAATGCCCTGCGGGCCATTCCGGAACTGGTGTGGGCCGCGCTGACGGTACTGGCCGCCGGGCTCGGTCCCAATGCCGGCACCCTGGCCCTGGCACTACACACCGCCGGGGTGCTGGGGCGGTTGTTTGCCGAGGCCCTGGAGAATGCGCCGCCGGAGCCGGCGGCGGCCATCCGCCTACAGGGTGGCAGCCAGCTGGCGGCGTTCTGCTTCGGCACTTTGCCTAACCTGTGGCCGCAGTTGCTGGCCTACAGCTTGTACCGCTGGGAGAACAACATCCGTATGGCCAGCGTGCTGGGGTTCGTCGGCGCCGGTGGTTTGGGACAGATGCTGTACACCACCTTGAGCCTGTTCCAGGAGGCGCAGGCCAGCACGGTGATCATGGGTATGCTGGTGCTGGTGTTGCTGGTGGATGCCTTGAGCGATGTATTGCGCCAGCGCTACGTGCGCGCCTGA
- a CDS encoding PhnE/PtxC family ABC transporter permease, with protein sequence MLKADARDPALLPRLLLALLAVVVLWPGVQLSELNPGVLLQAQNRQQIAGFVSAFWPPAHGADFLELLYEATLQTLAVATAGMALALLLAIPAGLLASRALSLRAASRGGRAGLWSRVLRLPVRWLLIFLRSVPEIVWALLFVRAVGLGPTAGVLAIAITYSGMLGKVYAEIFESVDQRPAHALLQAGSGRLAAFFYGILPSAASEVVSYTVYRWECAVRASVVMGFVGAGGLGQQIDLSMRMFAGAEVASMLLTFLMLVMLADLLSRLLRWRLA encoded by the coding sequence ATGCTGAAGGCTGACGCGCGCGACCCGGCCCTATTGCCAAGGTTGCTGCTGGCCCTGCTGGCGGTGGTAGTGCTGTGGCCGGGTGTGCAACTGAGCGAACTGAACCCGGGGGTACTGTTGCAGGCGCAGAACCGCCAGCAGATCGCCGGTTTTGTCAGCGCCTTCTGGCCGCCGGCTCACGGTGCGGACTTCCTTGAACTGCTGTATGAAGCCACCTTGCAGACGCTGGCTGTGGCCACCGCCGGCATGGCGTTGGCTTTGCTGCTGGCGATCCCGGCCGGGCTGCTGGCCAGCCGCGCGCTGTCGTTGCGCGCGGCCTCGCGTGGCGGTCGCGCCGGGCTGTGGTCACGTGTGCTGCGCCTGCCGGTGCGCTGGCTGCTGATATTCCTGCGCAGCGTGCCGGAAATCGTCTGGGCGTTGCTGTTCGTGCGGGCTGTCGGGCTGGGGCCGACGGCCGGTGTGCTGGCTATCGCCATCACCTACAGCGGCATGCTCGGCAAGGTCTACGCCGAAATCTTCGAGTCGGTCGACCAGCGCCCGGCCCACGCACTGCTGCAAGCGGGCAGTGGCAGGCTGGCGGCATTTTTCTACGGCATCCTGCCCAGTGCTGCGTCGGAGGTCGTGTCCTATACCGTGTATCGCTGGGAGTGCGCGGTGCGGGCCTCGGTGGTCATGGGCTTTGTCGGTGCCGGTGGGCTGGGGCAGCAGATCGACCTGTCGATGCGCATGTTCGCGGGTGCGGAAGTGGCGAGCATGCTGCTGACGTTCCTGATGCTGGTGATGCTGGCCGATCTGCTCAGCCGCCTGCTGCGCTGGAGGCTGGCATGA
- a CDS encoding phosphonate ABC transporter ATP-binding protein: MAIQLHGAGLRHGQVRALDAVNLRICQGERVAIIGPSGAGKSSLLHLMATAVQPSSGRLELLGEQPWALSARARQRLRARIGLVHQAPPLPPRQRVVTAVLAGRLGQWGVLRGLLNLLYPCDVPGARQALAELGLADKLFVQCGQLSGGQLQRVGIARALYQQPQVLLTDEPVSAMDPVLADHSLALLNRHAQANSVTLVASLHAVELALAHFPRVIGIREGQVVFDCPAQAVTEQLLDALYANEQLAPPPTPGPALTVQIPRC, encoded by the coding sequence GTGGCCATTCAGCTGCACGGCGCCGGCCTGCGCCATGGCCAGGTGCGTGCGCTTGATGCGGTGAACCTGCGCATCTGCCAGGGCGAACGCGTCGCCATCATCGGGCCGTCGGGGGCGGGCAAGTCCAGCTTGCTGCACCTGATGGCGACCGCCGTTCAGCCCAGTAGCGGGCGCCTGGAGCTGCTCGGCGAGCAGCCTTGGGCGTTGTCCGCCAGAGCCCGCCAGCGCCTGCGTGCGCGGATAGGCCTGGTGCACCAGGCACCACCCTTGCCGCCGCGCCAGCGGGTGGTGACGGCGGTGCTGGCCGGTCGCCTGGGGCAGTGGGGTGTGCTGCGCGGCCTGCTCAACCTGCTATACCCCTGTGATGTCCCGGGGGCGCGTCAAGCCCTGGCCGAGCTGGGCCTGGCCGACAAACTGTTCGTGCAGTGCGGGCAATTGTCCGGCGGCCAGTTGCAGCGCGTGGGCATTGCCCGGGCGTTGTACCAGCAGCCGCAGGTGTTGTTGACCGATGAACCGGTGTCGGCCATGGACCCGGTGCTGGCTGACCACAGCCTGGCCTTGCTCAACCGTCACGCCCAGGCCAATAGCGTGACCCTGGTGGCCAGCCTGCACGCGGTGGAGCTGGCGCTGGCGCACTTTCCGCGGGTGATTGGTATTCGTGAGGGGCAGGTGGTGTTCGACTGCCCGGCGCAAGCGGTGACCGAGCAGTTGCTCGATGCGCTGTACGCCAATGAACAGCTGGCTCCGCCGCCGACTCCGGGGCCGGCGCTGACCGTGCAGATCCCGCGATGCTGA
- a CDS encoding putative selenate ABC transporter substrate-binding protein has translation MLKRPLALAAGLVLSCCAVVAQAAETLRVSAIPDEAPTELQRKFKPLGEYLARQLGMEVKFVPVADYPAVVESLASGRLDLAWLGGFTFVQVRLKDPTATPLVQREQDAQFTSKFITANPDVKSLADLKGKSFAFGSISSTSGSLMPRYFMLKQDNIKPEDYFSRVAYSGAHDATVAWVQAGKVDGGVLNASVWQKLVDAGKVDTAKVKVFATTPTYFDYNWTVRGNMDPALKEKIRKAFLDLDPANPEHKAILDLQAASRFIETKPENYVGTEQAAREAGLLK, from the coding sequence ATGCTCAAACGCCCTCTGGCGCTCGCCGCCGGCCTCGTGCTGTCCTGCTGTGCCGTAGTCGCCCAGGCTGCTGAAACCCTGCGGGTCAGCGCCATTCCCGACGAAGCGCCGACCGAACTGCAGCGCAAGTTCAAGCCGTTGGGCGAGTACCTGGCCAGGCAACTGGGCATGGAAGTCAAGTTCGTGCCGGTTGCCGACTACCCGGCAGTGGTCGAGTCGCTGGCCTCCGGGCGCCTGGACCTCGCCTGGCTGGGCGGTTTCACCTTCGTTCAGGTCCGCCTGAAGGACCCGACCGCCACGCCGCTGGTGCAGCGTGAGCAGGATGCGCAGTTCACCTCCAAGTTCATTACCGCCAACCCCGACGTGAAGAGCCTGGCCGACCTCAAGGGCAAGTCGTTTGCCTTCGGTTCCATCTCGTCCACCTCGGGCAGCCTGATGCCGCGTTACTTCATGCTCAAGCAGGACAACATCAAGCCTGAAGACTACTTCAGCCGAGTGGCCTATTCCGGCGCCCACGATGCCACCGTGGCCTGGGTGCAAGCCGGCAAGGTCGACGGCGGCGTGCTCAACGCCAGTGTCTGGCAGAAGCTGGTCGATGCCGGCAAGGTCGATACCGCCAAGGTGAAGGTGTTCGCCACCACCCCGACCTACTTCGACTACAACTGGACCGTGCGCGGCAACATGGACCCGGCGCTGAAGGAAAAGATCAGAAAGGCGTTCCTCGACCTCGACCCGGCCAACCCGGAGCACAAGGCCATTCTCGACCTGCAGGCGGCCAGCCGCTTCATCGAGACCAAGCCTGAGAACTACGTGGGCACCGAGCAGGCTGCGCGCGAGGCCGGCCTGCTCAAGTGA
- the selD gene encoding selenide, water dikinase SelD, translated as MSEPIRLTQYSHGAGCGCKISPKVLDVILAESGTQALDPKLWVGNASRDDAAVYALDDERGVVSTTDFFMPIVDDPYDFGRIAATNAISDIYAMGGDPLMAIAILGWPVNVLPPEVAREVIRGGRAVCAEAGIPLAGGHSIDAPEPIFGLAVTGVVSKRHLKRNDTASAGCRLYLTKPLGIGILTTAEKKAKLRPQDQGLARDWMCTLNTPGSRFGKLDGVKAMTDVTGFGLLGHLVELAEGSGLTAYLDYAAVPRLPSVEHYLAEGCIPGGTLRNFDSYGHKIGALSDDQKHLLCDPQTSGGLLVAVTPEGEAEFLAEAAGLGLQLAAIGQLVERQSHAVEVI; from the coding sequence ATGAGCGAGCCGATTCGCCTGACCCAGTACAGCCATGGTGCCGGCTGTGGCTGCAAGATCTCCCCCAAGGTGCTGGATGTGATCCTCGCTGAAAGCGGTACCCAGGCCCTGGACCCGAAACTGTGGGTCGGCAACGCCTCGCGCGACGACGCTGCGGTGTACGCGCTGGACGACGAGCGCGGCGTGGTCTCGACCACCGACTTCTTCATGCCGATCGTCGATGACCCGTACGACTTCGGCCGCATCGCCGCTACCAACGCCATCAGTGACATCTACGCCATGGGCGGCGACCCGCTGATGGCCATTGCCATTCTTGGCTGGCCAGTCAACGTGCTGCCGCCGGAAGTGGCCCGGGAAGTGATTCGCGGTGGCCGTGCGGTATGCGCCGAAGCCGGCATCCCGCTGGCCGGCGGCCACTCCATCGACGCCCCCGAGCCGATCTTCGGCCTGGCCGTCACCGGCGTGGTCAGCAAGCGTCACCTCAAGCGCAACGACACCGCCAGCGCAGGCTGCCGCCTGTACCTGACCAAGCCACTGGGCATCGGCATCCTCACCACCGCCGAGAAAAAGGCCAAGCTGCGCCCACAGGACCAGGGCCTGGCCCGCGACTGGATGTGCACCCTGAACACCCCCGGCAGCCGCTTCGGCAAACTCGACGGGGTCAAGGCGATGACCGACGTCACCGGCTTTGGCCTGCTCGGCCACCTGGTGGAACTGGCCGAAGGCAGTGGCCTCACCGCGTACCTGGACTACGCCGCTGTCCCACGGCTGCCGAGTGTCGAACACTACCTGGCCGAGGGCTGCATCCCCGGCGGCACCCTGCGCAACTTCGACAGCTACGGGCACAAGATCGGCGCCCTCAGTGACGACCAGAAGCACCTGCTGTGCGACCCGCAGACCAGCGGCGGCCTGCTGGTGGCGGTCACCCCGGAAGGGGAAGCCGAGTTCCTTGCCGAAGCCGCCGGGCTGGGCCTGCAATTGGCAGCGATCGGCCAGCTGGTCGAGCGACAGAGCCACGCGGTCGAGGTGATCTGA
- the mnmH gene encoding tRNA 2-selenouridine(34) synthase MnmH, which produces MRPDCTDFRQLFLDDVPMMDMRAPVEFAKGAFPGAVNLPLMNDQERQKIGTCYKQQGQTAAIALGHQLVSGATREARLEAWAAFARAHPDGYLYCFRGGLRSHLVQKALRDEKGIDYPLVEGGYKAMRHFLLETTQQAVAQCDFVLVGGLTGTGKTDVLHLLDNELDLEGYANHRGSSFGKRATAQPAQIDFENRLAIDVLKKRARGIEQFVLEDEGRIVGSCTVPLELYQGMQHYPLVWLEDSLANRVERILRDYVINLSAEFVSLHGEEDGRRMFAEALLQSMGRIHKRLGGERYQRLSEILRQALEEQQRSGSVDLHRVFIEGLLSEYYDPMYAYQRAAKAERIEFAGDAVEVREYLKARALRRPRR; this is translated from the coding sequence ATGCGCCCCGACTGCACCGACTTCCGCCAGTTGTTCCTCGACGATGTGCCGATGATGGACATGCGTGCTCCCGTCGAATTCGCCAAAGGCGCCTTCCCCGGCGCCGTCAACCTGCCGCTGATGAACGACCAGGAAAGGCAGAAGATCGGCACCTGCTACAAGCAGCAGGGCCAGACCGCCGCCATCGCCCTGGGCCACCAGCTGGTCAGTGGTGCCACCCGGGAGGCCCGCCTGGAGGCCTGGGCGGCTTTTGCCCGGGCCCACCCTGATGGTTACCTGTACTGCTTCCGTGGTGGCCTGCGCTCGCATCTTGTGCAGAAAGCGCTGCGCGATGAGAAGGGCATCGACTACCCCCTCGTCGAGGGCGGCTACAAGGCCATGCGCCACTTCCTGCTGGAGACGACCCAACAGGCGGTCGCGCAATGTGATTTCGTGCTCGTGGGCGGCCTGACCGGCACCGGCAAGACCGATGTGCTGCATCTGCTGGACAACGAGCTGGACCTGGAGGGCTACGCCAACCATCGCGGTTCCAGCTTTGGCAAGCGCGCCACCGCACAGCCAGCGCAGATCGACTTCGAGAACAGGCTGGCCATCGATGTGTTGAAAAAGCGCGCCCGGGGTATCGAGCAGTTCGTGCTGGAAGATGAAGGCCGAATCGTGGGTAGCTGCACCGTACCGCTGGAGTTGTACCAGGGCATGCAGCACTACCCGCTGGTGTGGCTGGAAGACAGTCTGGCCAACCGCGTTGAGCGCATCCTGCGCGACTACGTGATCAACCTGAGCGCCGAGTTCGTCAGCCTGCATGGTGAAGAAGATGGCCGCCGAATGTTTGCCGAGGCGCTTCTGCAGAGCATGGGCAGGATCCACAAACGCCTCGGCGGCGAGCGCTATCAGCGGCTCTCGGAAATTCTGCGCCAGGCGCTGGAAGAACAACAGCGCAGCGGCTCGGTAGACCTGCACCGGGTCTTCATCGAAGGTTTGCTCAGTGAGTATTACGACCCGATGTATGCCTACCAGCGTGCAGCCAAGGCAGAGCGTATCGAGTTTGCCGGGGATGCCGTGGAAGTGCGCGAGTACCTGAAGGCGCGGGCGTTGCGCAGACCGCGCCGGTAG
- a CDS encoding lysozyme inhibitor LprI family protein gives MIKHYLAGTALACSLPLAAADDYTADYGQCMDRASSTVAMSECIRAETQVQDQRLNRVYKQLMSRLDAGQQKSLRDVQRKWLAYRDGNCQFHVQASGGTMAALEGGTCLMDMTRDRAAELERLLSPGQ, from the coding sequence GCTGCCATTGGCAGCGGCCGATGATTACACGGCGGACTATGGGCAGTGCATGGACAGAGCGTCCAGCACCGTGGCCATGAGTGAATGCATCAGGGCCGAAACGCAGGTGCAGGACCAGCGGCTGAACCGGGTGTACAAACAACTGATGAGCAGGCTCGATGCCGGGCAGCAGAAGAGCCTGCGGGATGTGCAGCGCAAATGGCTGGCTTACCGCGATGGCAATTGCCAGTTCCATGTACAGGCCAGTGGCGGGACCATGGCGGCACTGGAAGGTGGCACCTGCCTGATGGACATGACCCGTGACCGCGCAGCGGAGCTGGAGCGGCTGCTCAGCCCGGGGCAGTGA